DNA sequence from the Antennarius striatus isolate MH-2024 chromosome 3, ASM4005453v1, whole genome shotgun sequence genome:
tggcatacgtgaatgttggagaggtagaggaggaggaggatggatgttactagCTATCAATTCTTCCTAAAATTCCACAGTTTTCCGCACAACTCACCTTTCCTCACTAGATTTAGCGATTGACTTCTTTGAAGGCATGCAGTTTCCCTAACACTCCGTTACGTTTTCTCTCAACTTTCCTAGTATTTTCTCCTTGCTTGGCGGCTCTCGTTTGTTTCgcattcgacttccaaattttgttcctacttttaagacaaaaaaattccaaattttttggtcgaattccgatttgttccatctctaaagcgttcgaaaaccaaggtttgcttgtattcgGCATGAAGTAGTGATCAGTAGACTTTATGCTCCACATATCAGGGCTGTGAAAAGGGCTATGGTGTTGTATAAATATCTATACACACAAAGTCATAGATCATTATGTAAGGGATTCAGAAAGAACTATGAGTTGTGCGTATGAATTCTTATCCACCACCACAGCTCTGTTCAAAGCCCTGAAGCTGTGCTGCACGTTACCTTATCACGACCTTATAGTAGCATACTACAAACCTGTTTGGGGGGAGTTGCTGGTGCTTCACGTGGGAAGTGCATATTTTATGGAAGAAGCTGATGTTTAATTCAGATCTGAACTTCATTTCAAGCAGCAACAGCAACTTTAATGCGAGCTGGTTTGACATGCATGACCCCACCCACTCATTTGTGTTGCTGAATCATCCaaccaacaacaataacaacaatcgGGAGGATTAGAAACATGTTCAACTTGATTTTAATAAGaacttgttttcatgtgtttctgttAATAGTTTCTCGTGTAACGAAGATATCTGATTGTATTCTCCACTCGTCCTAATGTTGTAAGAATCTCTACACACTAAACAAAgagatttttaatattaatgtgGATTTCACCCAAAAATAAGTTAGTTATTTTTATGAATCAatgaatacattaaaattaaatttaaaaaaaaaaaaaaaacactcaccaTTTTAGGGCTGAACTCTCCGTGGGAGAGCTCTCCAACAAAGGTGAGGCCATTAGGTGAAGATTTCTGTAACAGGTTCTTCTTTATACCCTCTACTGCTTGGAGATAGTCCTCGAAAAACCTAAAATCACACATACAAATAGGAATGACATCAAGGACAAAATTCTGTGCAGCTATGGATGCCATTGTCTTATCATCTCACCACAGCCCACTGAAGCAGAATTAATAGTTTCAGATGCTGCTTGTGATAACAGATAATCAGTTATTGTTATCAGCTTTGAAATTTCTTATCTAGATGAGTGACGGAATGCTAAGTTTGATCAAAATTTCCAAGCATTGTGATTCAGTAGCTGCTGAGTGAGTTATAAGTATATTAAAATATCAGTCTGATATGTATAAACTAAAATAGACCCAAAAAAAGCTCTCCTCAAAGGAACCCCATACTAAAACAGCAATGACACTTTTGTCCAGAACCTAACATAGAGTTTAGGggacagtcatccctaaaaatcaggtATGAAATGAATCTGATTGACTTCTACACGCAGCCTTAGTCTGACTTACTGGTTCTCCTTCTTGCCTCCTTGGATCCACTGCTTCAGCAGGTATTCATAGTAGCTGTCTGCTCTGGCCCCCAGTGTGTAGGTGCCTTGATGGGTGAATTGTccactgtttgtgtttatgaacATGGGAACGAGGCCATCGAGCTTTCCGTCCAGATTGTGGATCTGGTTCATGACCTCAGCAACCGCAGCCTTGAAACAGACATCAGGTAAATCCAGCTGAGGGCTGTGTTGTCACGCTTACATACTGATTTCAagtaactacatttaacatgtaaacatacatacacagtatatactgtacatacatatatacagtgcacACTCTTCACTCGCagtaatgcgttccagaaaccacacacgaataacgaattccgcgatatagcgacaaactataaacgtttatgaaccctccccatactgatattaaaccacctcctgtGGTTACCTTTTCCCCACTTTAAACagtcttatcgactgtttaaagcacttttgtgtttaaagcacttttgcgttctgctgcgttccgagactcacggaacgcaccgcacttccggatgctgtcagccaatagaacgagAGTACGGtaatcatgtgactgcctattaaaaatcagcgatgtaaTGAAGCCGCGCGTGTTGATGCGCtaaatgcgcgagggattactgtacacacatatagaATATACACCTATAATACATATTTATTACGTTActacgtcttcaagaaaatggatggatggattataataaaaaagaattatAATAAACCCAGTAGATTAAAGTAcattatttcttcttcattcattttaaaaatttataaaatcAAAGCCATCTAAACATTAGTCTAGTGTAGTTTTAAAACAGCACCAGAAATGAGAGGTGGTAtctgtcttaaaaaaaaaagaaaaaaaatcatcaagttGCGTTGGAGATGTTGGAAATCTAAAGTGGATTCTGAACAACTTTAATATTCTTTCTGACAGACCCTGAATCAGTGGGTGTCTTTTGTTCAGTTACCTGATACTGCGGATCCTCAGTGAGGCGGGTGAGCTCCCTGAATTCCAGCTGGATGCTTGTGACTTCTGCCACAGTGCTGTCAGAGGTCCAGCGAGGGGGGTGGGCTATGCCTGTGCCAATGTTCACATCGGAGTAGGGTATCTTGGATGGGGTGTTGAAGGCTGGCATCAGCCTAGTGCCGATATCTGTCTGCAGAGGAAAAGTGGGTTTACATGCAGGCTTTTGACTTTAATTTGATGGATCAAATACCACCATTTGTTCAAAAACCTCAACTGCTACACTATAAGTTGTGTTTCTAGTGGAAGCGTCCATGTTTGTGCTGTCTGAATGCTTTCATTTGCCGTTCATGAGTCCTTTAAATCACTGTGTCAGATGAAAGAGCATTACCCTGACAGTTGAACTTCTCCACAATATATTACAAAATGTGTTCCTTTGTCCGTTTTGGAGACAAGTCTGTTGTACTTCAACCACCATCAGATTAGATACAGTGGGTTATATTTCTGGTAGCTAGTGACATGAGTGAAAATCCAACTACATCACTTCACTTCAGCAAAAACATAAACGACGGGATTTGAAAGCTGAGACAAGACATAATTGGCTCTCTGAGAATAAATACCGCTGATGTGATGGGACACGCTAGTTTATACCACAGACAAAAAGTTCATACATGCAGAAATTTCCATTTCAGCATGTTTTAATGTGCTTTGAGCGTTTTCTTTACTATGAAGATAGAGGTTTGAAGATGACAGCTTGCGTGCCGACTCACAGCTTTGTCCAGGAACAGCTGATCTCCAGTCAGATGGTACGTACTCAACAGACCTCCCAGGATGCGGATGGTGCTTTCAAACAGGTTGACATCCACATTCTTATTGAAAGTGAGCTCTGATGCCACCCATGCCTTTGCTTCTTCAAATTCTGCAGTACAGTAAAAAATGTAGAATCAATTACAAATAAGAGCATTTCAGAGTTGTAATTCATTTAAACTAATATTATCAGCTCCTTAAAATTGTTTCATGACTTTTCCTTCCTTCTAGTAACAGGAGTCTGTGGAGCAATCGGTTCAGAATatggttttgttgtgttgctgcaACGCTCGTTGTCAACTTTGCAGCATATGTTGCtccaaaatgtgaaaatgtggtTCATTTTGTGAATGTAGATGGTGAAATCTCCAAAATCTTTGTAATTTTTCACGACGAAAAAATTATTGTGAAGTAAATGTTTCACAGAGTGGTGAATCCCCACCCCAACTTTACCTCTCTGgatgttctttttaaaattgtccataggtgtaaTCGTGGGGATtcgtttatctgtgtgtgtggccctgtgatacATTTAGCTTTTACTGCCATTATCTCGCCAAGAGGCAGAAATCGTAAGACAGAGGGAACAGTGTACCTTCCTTAAGCCCCATGATCCACATGGTATCCAGGGAATCAATGAGGGTCAGACCCAAGCTAAACCACTCAGAGTAGGACTTGGAGAGGGGCCTGAGCTCATCATGGCCCCAAGCAAAGTCTTTGTAACCCTTCCATGCATGTTTGAAGGCTTCTTGCACCGCCTCCAGCCAGGCTGCATCTGAAACACATAATATACACAGGAGGTCTATCTGTCATCCTCAGCCTCAGTAAATTCAGAAATAAGTGACAGAAATTCTCCACTACAGTTAAACTTTGAAGTGGTTATCAGATTAGAATCAGTTAAACTTCTTGACCGAAGGAAGAGTTGCTGATACCCGAGTCTTTTGAGgatttgttgttttggtttccCAATGAATCATCGATTTCCTCATCTCTGGTGCCATCTATGTTCTGGTCAGTGTCGATCACGGTTCCACGCCAGCTGAAGGTAGGAAGATATTTTTTTAACGTATAATTTGTACTATCTAACTTTACTTCAAGACTCACCTAATGActgcctcttcatcctctttcttGCTGTCCAGCCTGTCCTCTACCATCACCTCTGAggcattttctttcttctgaagATTCAAACAAAGATATTAACAACAAACTTCAACCTTTTAAACCCTCACGAATTGTACGTAAGATGATGAAGAAACAGAATGATCTGCATTAAAATAGCTCAAAGattgtaaatataaacagtgaTTTATATTTATTGCTAATTTGAATGTTGTAGGAAAGTGGTCTTTCTATAAAACTGATTACTGTAATATTCATTAGagttaattaaataattattaagaATTTTGATATGAGATTTTGGTAATTTCACAGGTGAAACAACTtccacaaaaacaataaataacaaatgaataataataatataaaaacaaactgagGTCAAACAAAGCGATGATTCTCAAAGTTTCTTCTTTTACTTATTACAAGTCTCCTCATACACAACTTTATATTAAAAGTGTATCACATGCTCAATCATTCCTCAACTTCATTTAGTTTATATCTAATCTCACTGGCCTGTTAAAAAATCAATTCTGAAGACAAAAAGAAGTTTGGAAGATTCTACATTTAGATGCAGCTTTCTGCCAGCAGCAGATTCTCTCCATTGACAGGGACactatttttcaaaaaaaagaaaaaaaaatgctgcgtATTCAGCCTTTAAAAGCTTAGAGGCCAAAAGGCATATTCTATTCTCATGAGAGACCTGAGCA
Encoded proteins:
- the man1b1b gene encoding mannosidase, alpha, class 1B, member 1b, which gives rise to MPPPYQQDYVSVIVAGERSGKLKRQSCWRKWKQLSRLQRSVLLLTAILILLVLFSPPIREYVTVFADKTLPQEHVFHAVADPVEQEHLPLPVQPPQKKENASEVMVEDRLDSKKEDEEAVISWRGTVIDTDQNIDGTRDEEIDDSLGNQNNKSSKDSDAAWLEAVQEAFKHAWKGYKDFAWGHDELRPLSKSYSEWFSLGLTLIDSLDTMWIMGLKEEFEEAKAWVASELTFNKNVDVNLFESTIRILGGLLSTYHLTGDQLFLDKATDIGTRLMPAFNTPSKIPYSDVNIGTGIAHPPRWTSDSTVAEVTSIQLEFRELTRLTEDPQYQAAVAEVMNQIHNLDGKLDGLVPMFINTNSGQFTHQGTYTLGARADSYYEYLLKQWIQGGKKENQFFEDYLQAVEGIKKNLLQKSSPNGLTFVGELSHGEFSPKMDHLVCFLPGTLALGAHNGLPADHMDLAKQLMETCYHMYSQMETGLSPEIVHFNMYEGNTQDINVKFADRHNLLRPETVESLFYMYRFTQDHRYREWGYEILQNFNNYTKVSSGGYTSINNVRDPDYPSPRDKMESFFLGETLKYLYLLLSDDPNLLSLDQYVFNTEAHPLPIWPSTA